The window TGAAGAAACCATCAAAGGGTATTTTTTGTATTCAGACCTGAAACCCAAATCCTGGATTGGAACTTGGGAAAATCGAGTGGTGCGGTTAATTCGAAAGGGAACGCAGGAGTGATTGGATTTCCTTTGCTGCCTTTTTGGAAGCATTGGTAGTTCCTAGTTCTCTTTCTTTCGCATCCCTTAAAATCCCTTTCATTTTATTTCGAAGTTTGGCATTAGAAAGGATTTTCCATGCCTCCTCGAAAATATACTTTGGTTGGCATTCGTTTTGAGTGATTTCCCGGCAGACTTCCTCACCGGAAAGGATATTGGCAAGTCCAATGAATTTGGAACGCATGAGAAGGGATCCTAAAAGATAAGTAAACAGACTCACCTTATAAAGAATCACCATCGGTGTTTCAAAGTACAATCCTTCCAAAGTTGCTGTTCCAGAAGCAATGAGGAGGAGGTCGCTTGTTTCCATCACACGAAGGGACGCATTCCATAAGTAATGGATTTGGATGTCTGGATGGACTTGTTTTAATGCTTCAATTTTTTCTAGGATAAAAGATTCTTCCTTTGCATTGATGTTTGGAAGAAGGAATACTATTTTCTTTTTTTCCAATTTACACTTTTCGTGGAGGAGGGCGGCCGTTCCGAGGATCGGATCAATCAGCCTCCGAATCTCTCCCTTTCTGGAACCAGGGAGTAGTCCCACACTGTATCCATGGTGGGAGTCAGGAAGTTTTTCTGTGATCACCGGTTCCTTTTTTAATTTTTCAGGAATTCGTTTGGTGATGGGGTGACCCACAAATTTAGCATTTACTCCGTATTCTGTATAAATCTCTTCTTCAAATCGAAAGAGGGTAAGCATCAAAGCAATTTGTTCTTTGATAAAATAAATCCGGTTGAATTTCCAAGCCCAAATCTGAGGGGATACATAAAAAACGGATGGAATCCCTCTTTGTTTTAGTTCTTTCGCCAAACGGAGGTTAAAGCCGGGGTAATCAATTAAAATGGCAAGTTTGGTTGGTCTACGGCTAGTTTCCTCTAGAACACGATAGAATATCTTTTTTAAGAAACTATATTTTTTGAGGGCTTCGGAAAATCCAATCACACTGAGTTGTTCCAACTCTTCCATGGACTCTAGGCCGTGCCCGATCATTCCCTCCCCACCAATTCCGTAGAATTTGTATTCTGGCTCTAGGATGGACAATTCTTGTAATAGGTCGGCCCCCAGTAAATCACCAGAATGTTCTCCGGCAATGACTAGGATGTTTTTGTCTGACTCATAATTATGGGATTTTTTTTTGG of the Leptospira kanakyensis genome contains:
- the lpxB gene encoding lipid-A-disaccharide synthase, whose product is MVTKKKSHNYESDKNILVIAGEHSGDLLGADLLQELSILEPEYKFYGIGGEGMIGHGLESMEELEQLSVIGFSEALKKYSFLKKIFYRVLEETSRRPTKLAILIDYPGFNLRLAKELKQRGIPSVFYVSPQIWAWKFNRIYFIKEQIALMLTLFRFEEEIYTEYGVNAKFVGHPITKRIPEKLKKEPVITEKLPDSHHGYSVGLLPGSRKGEIRRLIDPILGTAALLHEKCKLEKKKIVFLLPNINAKEESFILEKIEALKQVHPDIQIHYLWNASLRVMETSDLLLIASGTATLEGLYFETPMVILYKVSLFTYLLGSLLMRSKFIGLANILSGEEVCREITQNECQPKYIFEEAWKILSNAKLRNKMKGILRDAKERELGTTNASKKAAKEIQSLLRSLSN